In a single window of the Pseudochaenichthys georgianus chromosome 16, fPseGeo1.2, whole genome shotgun sequence genome:
- the LOC117461017 gene encoding zinc finger protein OZF-like, with protein MASPPLMADLQQLVVVKEELLPDQQEWSTSLDQEDPEPPQHIKQEQEGEQLQELEEADITKSTFTPDPVKSEDDEEKPLSSQPHQRQTEHMETKADGDDCRGPEPARNSDPESSLQPKTEDHTEDSSEPDSEDSSEPDSEDSSEPDTEDSSEPDSEDSSEPDTRDSSKPDTEGSSETDTEDSADWKETREPASGSNSLKNRHEFVSDPQRSAEKKPFSCSVCKKAFSHSGHLKRHMIVHTLEKPFSCSVCKKAFPQRGHLKRHMIVHSGEKPFSCSVCKKAFPQRGHLQGHMRVHTGDKPFTCTVCKKAFSHCGSLKRHMRIHTGEKPFSCTVCKKAFSHSGSLKEHMIIHTGDMSHSCSVCKKCFSQRGNLKIHMRVHTGEKPFTCTVCKKAFSQSGSLKDHMRIHTGEMPLSCSVCKKAFSHSGSLNIHMRIHTGEKPFTCTVCKKSFSRSGHLKRHMRIHTGEEK; from the exons ATGGCCAGTCCCCCACTGATGGCCG acctccagcagctggtggtggttaaagaagagcttctccctgaccagcaggagtggagcaccagtctggaccaggaggacccagagcctccccaacacattaagcaggaacaggagggagagcagcttcaggagctggaggaggctgatatcaccaagtccactttcactcctgaccctgtgaagagtgaagatgatgaagagaaacctctgtcctctcagcctcatcaaagacaaactgaacacatggaaacaaaagctgatggagatgactgtcgaggaccagaaccagccaggaactcagatccagagagcagtttacaaccaaagactgaggaccacactgaagactcttctgaacctgactctgaagactcttctgaacctgactctgaagactcttctgaacctgacactgaagactcttctgaacctgactctgaagactcttctgaacctgacactagAGACTCTTCTAAACCTGACACTGAAGGCTCTTCTGAaactgacactgaagacagtgctgattggaaagagaccagagaacctgcctcaggctcaaactcactgaaaaatagacatgAATTTGTCAGTGATCCACAAcgtagtgctgaaaagaaaccattcagctgctcagtctgtaagaaagctttttcacacagtggacatttaaagagacacatgataGTCCACACAttagagaaaccattcagctgctcagtctgtaagaaagcttttccaCAGAGAGGACatttaaagagacacatgataGTCCactcaggagagaaaccattcagctgctcagtctgtaagaaagcttttccaCAGAGAGGACATTTACAgggacacatgagagtccacacaggagataaaccattcacctgtacagtctgtaagaaagctttttcacattgtggaagtttaaagagacacatgagaatccacacaggagagaaaccattcagctgtacagtctgtaagaaagctttttcacatagtggaagtttaaaggaacacatgataatccacacaggagatatgtcacacagctgctcagtctgtaagaaatgttTTTCACAGAGAGGAAATTTAAAgatacacatgagagtccacacaggagagaaaccattcacctgtacagtctgtaagaaagctttttcacagagtggaagtttaaaggaccacatgagaatccacacaggagagatgccactcagctgctcagtctgtaagaaagctttttcacatagtggaagtttaaatatacacatgagaatccacacaggagagaaaccattcacctgtacagtctgtaagaaatctttttcacggagtggacatttaaagagacacatgagaatccacacaggagaggaaaaatAG